Part of the Faecalibacterium duncaniae genome, CGCCGTGGGTGTCGCCTGTCAGATATACCATAGTCCCCTCCTGCCGCTTTGTGAAACCGTGGCAAAACCCTTGTCTCTGCGCGGCAAACCTGTTATTATTAAAGGAGCGAATCTTTGTTCGCCATTCTTTGTCATTTCCGGGCGCAACGCCCGTATTTTATATATTATCGCTTTTTGAAGGAATTGTCCACATGAAACGTATTTTTGCACTGCTTTTATCCCTTGCCGTCCTGTTCAGCTGCCTTGCCGTGACGGCCGGAGCCATGTTCGACCCCAGCACGGTCTACGATGTCAAGGCCCAGAGCGCCTATATCGTGAACACTGACACCAACATCATCGTCTATGAAAAAGACAGCGAGAAGCAGGTGTCCGCCGGGGGCCTGACGAAATATATGACCATTGCGCTGGTGCTGACCAACTATGCCGACCAGCTGGACAGCACGTTCACGATGCCCTTTGCCATCTCGGACTATGTCCACAACTCCGACAATGCCGATATGCGCTCGGGCGAGACCTTTACCTACCGGGAAGCCCTTTACGCCATGGTGACGCGCAACGCCAATGAGGCCGCCATGGGTCTGGCCCACGAGCTCTCGGGCGGCGATCTGGCGGGCTGGGTGAGCCAGATGAACACCCTCTCCCAGCGCATTGGCACCACCAACAGCACCTGGACTGATGCCTGCGGACTGGACAGCGGCAACACCACCACCGCCGTGGACATGTACCTGATCCTGCGCTACCTGATGAGCTTTGATGCCTTCAAGGAGATCTCCGCCGCCCCCACCTTCACGATGCCGGCCAAGGAAAAGCATGCCAAGAGCTTTGTGCTGCTGAGCCAGAACGTGGCCCTGAACAAGACCAGCGGCGGCAGGTTCTACCGCAGCGCCATGCAGGGCGGCATGTGCGACGTGATGGCCTACAAAAACGACAGCGGCGATCAGAGCTATGTCTCGTGGGCCAACAAGGACGGGGCCACCTACATCTTCTGCATCATGCAAAGCCCCGACACCTGCGATGATTACGGCTATTCCAACCGCCGCCCGGCGCTGTACGAGACCACCAAGCTCATCGACTGGGTGTTCGAGAGTTTTTCCATCCAGGCCGCACTGGACACCGATCAGGCGCTGGCGGAGATCCCGGTCAAATACTCCTCCGATACCGACACCCTGCAGCTCTACCCCGCCGACAGCATGATGACCCTGCTGCCTTCCACGGGGGATGGCTCGGTGACGCAGAAATATTTCCACCTGCCCGATTACGCCACGGCCCCCATCCAGCAGGGCGACGTGGTGGGCACTGTGGAGCTCAAGCTGGCAGGCGAGACCATTGGCGTGGTGAACCTCATTGCCGGGCAGGATGTCCACCAGAACGCATTGCTTTTCACGGTCTCCAAGGTGCAGGCCTTCTTCCACAGCCTGTATCTCAAGGTGGTCATCGTCCTCTCCCTGCTCACTCTGGCGGTCTACGGCCTGTGGGTGTTCATCAACCTGTGGAACGGGCGCAGACCGAACCGAAAGATCCATAGAAGATAAACCCCACCGTCATCCCTACGGGATGCCACCGCCCCTGGTAGGGGCGGCCTTGGCAAAACTGGACAGCTTTACGCCATGCCAAGGGCCCCACTATTAGGGGGGCTGTCACGCGAAGCGTGACTGAGGGGTTTCGCCACCGATTGCAAAGAAGCTCCACCTTCACGGCGGAGCTTCTTTCTATTTCTTAGTCGATCGTCGTTTTTGTTCTGCCAATGCCGATCACAGCTGTTGTGATCTTTTTCCAGCTGCTGCAGCCGCACACGCCGTCCACCGTCAGGCTGGTGCGGCGCTGGTAGCCCCTCAGGGCTTCCTCGGTGCGGGTGCCGAACAGGCCGTCGATGCGGCTGCCGGTCTGGTAGCCCAGTGTGGAAAGCGCGTCCTGCAGGATCATCACATAGCAGCCCCGGCTCCCCCGCCGCAGGGTGGGGTAGCCCGCTGTGGTGCCGCTGCAGGCCGGGGTGCCGTAGCGGCGGTCAAAGTGCACCCAGGTGGGGGTCTGGCTCAGGGGCTCCACATAGCCCCAGGCTCCGGTGGACCGGGCAGCCCTATAGATGGCTGTGCGCTGGCTCTGGGTCAGGCGCTGGCCCACATCAAAGGCCACGCCGGCGTAATGCTGGCTGCGGGTGCCGTGACCCCCCTCCCAGATGCGGCGGAAGGCATACCCCACCGGAATGCCCTTGCCGTACTTGCGGCGGGTCAGGTTCCAGGCCTCCATGGCGGCGATGGTCGTCCAGAGCACCGGGCTCCCCGATTTTCCCCGGAACTCCCGCAGTGTCAGGGTGCGCTCGGTGCTGTAAGGCATCGGGTCGTTTTCGTTCAGGCTGTTGTAGGTGTACACCTTGTTCTCATAGGCATCGTAGATCAGCAGCCGTGCCATCCGTCATCCCTCCTCGCATTCGCAGCTCTGGGCACGGAGCGCGGCCCATGTCTCCTCGTTCACCGTGCCTGTTACCAGCAGGTCCGCCCGCTCCTGTGCTGCCCGGACCCCTTCTGTTTCCTTCGGGCCGAAGAGGAAGTTCTCGGTCACATAGTCCTCGCCGCAGTTCCGCATATAGCGCCCATTGAGCCACTGTTCGATCTGCCCCACATCCGGGCCAACGCTCCCCTCTTTCATGGCACGGCCCGGGTAAACATCGGCCTGCCCTGCATCCCGGTCAGGGTTGGGGGAAACGGCGGCCAGCTGCAGGCTCAGGGCCTCCACGGCCGTCCAGGTCTCTGCATCCGCGACTCCGGTCTCAGGCAGATCCAGCAGGGCCTGCGCACTGCGGGTAGAGGCCGCCGTCTCGTCGGTATACCGGTCAGACAGGGGCGGGCTTTCCACGCTGTCGAAATAGTAGGCAATGCGCTGCAAAAGGAGGTTGTAGTAGAGCACCGCGTCCCCTGTGGCCCCCACTGCCAGCGGTGTGCCCAGGTAAGGCAGGCGCTTCAGCGTGACCACCGGGCCGGACACCCGCAGGATGCTTGCCT contains:
- a CDS encoding D-alanyl-D-alanine carboxypeptidase family protein — encoded protein: MKRIFALLLSLAVLFSCLAVTAGAMFDPSTVYDVKAQSAYIVNTDTNIIVYEKDSEKQVSAGGLTKYMTIALVLTNYADQLDSTFTMPFAISDYVHNSDNADMRSGETFTYREALYAMVTRNANEAAMGLAHELSGGDLAGWVSQMNTLSQRIGTTNSTWTDACGLDSGNTTTAVDMYLILRYLMSFDAFKEISAAPTFTMPAKEKHAKSFVLLSQNVALNKTSGGRFYRSAMQGGMCDVMAYKNDSGDQSYVSWANKDGATYIFCIMQSPDTCDDYGYSNRRPALYETTKLIDWVFESFSIQAALDTDQALAEIPVKYSSDTDTLQLYPADSMMTLLPSTGDGSVTQKYFHLPDYATAPIQQGDVVGTVELKLAGETIGVVNLIAGQDVHQNALLFTVSKVQAFFHSLYLKVVIVLSLLTLAVYGLWVFINLWNGRRPNRKIHRR
- a CDS encoding peptidoglycan-binding domain-containing protein — encoded protein: MARLLIYDAYENKVYTYNSLNENDPMPYSTERTLTLREFRGKSGSPVLWTTIAAMEAWNLTRRKYGKGIPVGYAFRRIWEGGHGTRSQHYAGVAFDVGQRLTQSQRTAIYRAARSTGAWGYVEPLSQTPTWVHFDRRYGTPACSGTTAGYPTLRRGSRGCYVMILQDALSTLGYQTGSRIDGLFGTRTEEALRGYQRRTSLTVDGVCGCSSWKKITTAVIGIGRTKTTID